CTGTTCCACCCATGAAGAGCAGTCCGTCTACTTGCTTTTCGAGCAACGTGTTAATAACACGAATTTCTTTTTCTTTCTTCTTATCTGCATTACACAAAATAATATTGTAGTGATACATATTCGCAATATCTTCAATTCCGCGGGCAATCTCCGCGAAGGTTGAGTTCGAAATATCCGGAATAACAACCCCGACCGTGGTTGTTTTCTTGCTTGCCAGACCTCTGGCTACCGCATTCGGACGATATCCCAACCGTTCGATGGCTTCATATACTTTTTTCCGCGTTTGCGGTTTGACATTAGGGTTATTGTTAACTACCCGTGATACCGTTGCCATAGACACTCCAGCTTCACGTGCCACATCATAAATGGTTACCGTCACAGTACTTCTCTCCATTACCAGTAAATTTTCATACCATTTTCATTAAGATTTATATTACGACAAATTTTTGCATTAATCAATTAAAATAGGCTTTAGGACTCACTCAAAACATTCGTAAGTGTGGTTCTAGTAATATCTGAATGGGAAGTATGCCATACAGGAATTCCCTTTTTGATCAGGATTGCCTGTGGAGATTCGTGCTTAACACCCAGCTTTTCTGCTGCTTCATTCGATACCGGGCGATCTTCCACAACATAGATGATGCCATATTTCACTTGTTCATTGGCATTGTTAAGCAAATAATCGTTCATCTCCTGATAAGCGTTCGAGCTGATCGGACAGCGCGTGCTATGCTTAAACAGAAGCAAGGGTTGATCCTTGGTAGCCTCCACTGCGGAGTTTAGCTGTTCAATACTTGTCATTTTAGTCATGTCAGCCATTAGATATACATCCCCCTTTACCAGGAATACCGCTATGTTGAGCGTTTTCACTCTTCGATATCTTAACAAAAAGTGCGCGAAAAAGCCAATTTTCATGAAAACAAGCATTTTACACGTCAAAATTAGACAGCATTTGAGAAGTACTCCTGCCACACAAATCCGGATAATTGACTTAATCTACGCTCCGTGGTCTCAATCCACGCTGCATCACCAGACTTCGTTGCGTAACCCATAATGTCCAGCAGCAGATTGATACGCTCCTCCACTGCTTGCTGCATTCGATATTCCATCTCCCGATCGGTCGCATCCGGCCAGGCCAGCAGTAACTCATGAAACAGGTCTGCCAGTTCATTACGTTCACCAAAAGATACGTCTTGCTTCACGGGCTGTTCACCCAATGTGCTTATGCATTCTGTTAAGTCCGGCTTGACCGGCGGAAGCACTTCGTATGATACACAGTCTGTACACGCAAATACGGGTACGTTTCGAATCTCCACTTTTTTGGCGTATACCACTGTTCTTAATTCCAACTCCATTACATGTCCACATCTGCACGACTTGCGCACCACCATCACCTCATTCGTTCTGTACTCTATATAAGTACCATTCGACCTATTTCGGCTCAAATCCTGCTATTAACGAAAGGTTGCACAAATTACCACTCCCTCCAGATGAAGGTTGTCGAATGCAGGCAGTCACTGACTTGTAATCGCTTCCTCCAAACTGAATATGCACTTCCATGAAGTCCCTTGGAGAATCTGTTACAATTAAAGACGCAACAGACCTAATCACCGCAAAAAGGAGAGATGGACATGAGATTAACTGGTAAAAAAGTCATCGCTCTGGTCGATGAAGAATTCGAGGATTTGGAATTGTGGTACCCTGTACATCGGGTTCGTGAAGAAGGTGCAGAAGTGCATCTTGCTGGAGAGAAAAAAGGAAAAACCTATATTGGCAAATATGGTGTGCCTGCTGAAGCCGAATACAGTTTCGATGAACTTGACAGTTCAGATTACGATGGCATTCTCGTGCCAGGCGGCTGGGCGCCGGACAAGCTGCGTCGTTATCCCAAGGTACTGGAGCTTGTGAAGGAAATGAATGCAGATCGGAAACCGATTGGACAGATCTGTCATGCGGGCTGGGTACTGATTTCTGCCAAAATTCTGGACGGAGTTACAGTAACCTCTACACCAGGCATTCGGGATGACATGGAAAATGCAGGTGCTATCTGGAAAGATGAAGCCGTTGTTGTTGATGGACATATCATCTCAGCACGTCGTCCGCCTGACCTTCCCCCTTATGGCAAGGCATTCTGTGATGCACTCGCTGACAAGTAAAAATAACCCCATTGTGCTCTCATGCACAGTGGGGTTGTTTTATATAACAAGTACTCCAATAAATAATTATCACAAATGTAAATATATTAAATTAAAGGTATTTATATCCAGTTTCCCCAATTACGATGCGTTCGAACCACTTTGTTCATCCGGACTTCCCGTGGAGTCATTAAAAACTTGCAGTCGCTCCTCAATATCTCCGCTGGTCCGTAGGGCGAAGCACTTTCGCGCTTCTTCTTTGGCAGCCGATGCTGTTGTGTTCAACACTCTGTGCTTCACACGTAACAGGGATTGTGGAGACATACTCAAGTGGCGGATGCCAAGCTCCAACCAAAGCGGAATGGCACGTTCGTCCCCTGCCATCTCACCACACACACTAACATCAATTCCGGCCGTGTGAGCCGCATCCGCTGTGGCACGAAGCATCCTCAGAACAGCCGGATGATAGGGGTGATACATATGAGCGATCTGCTCATTCATTCGATCTACTGCCAGTACATATTGAACCAGATCATTCGTACCAATACTGAAGAAATCCGCTTCCTCAGCCAGAAGGTCAGCAATCATCACCGCTGCAGGAACTTCAATCATGATTCCCACCTGAATGTGAGGGTCGTATGATAATCCGCGCTCGTCCAGATCAGACATCGCCTCACGAAGAATCTCATTGGCCTGCTGAAGTTCTTCCACCGAAGAGATCATCGGGTACATGATTTTGACATTTCCGGCAGCGCTGGCGCGCAGAATGGCTGTAAGCTGTGTTTTGAACAGATCCTTGCGGTCGAGACTAATCCGAATGGCACGGTAACCCAGAAACGGATTATCTTCCTCCGGCAATTCAAAATAATCGAGTTGCTTGTCACCACCGATATCCAGTGTACGAATAACAACGGATTGTCCTGCTGTTTTCTCTGCCACAAGACGGTACACCTCATACTGTTCTTGCTCACCCGGGAACGTAGCACGGTCCATATACAAGAATTCTGTTCGGAACAAGCCTACCCCTTTGGCTCCTTGTTTCAAAGCAAGGTCCAATTCCTTCACCGAACTGATATTGGAAGCCAAGTGCAAAACGGCCCCATCTTTGGTTACGGCATCCACGGTAGCAAGGACTTGAAGTTGTTCCTTTTTCTTCAGTTGCTTGCTGCGAAGCATGGTATACCGTTCAATGGTCTTGCGATCCGGGTCCGTAAATACCAAGCCATTGTCACCATCCACAACAAGCATATCCCCTGTCTCTACCGGCATGCCAAGACTCGCTTCCAGACCGGAAACGAGAGGAATGCCAAGGGCACGAGCCATAATCGCAGAATGTGATGTTTTCCCGCCAATCAAGGTTACAATGCCTAGTACATGAGTGGGATTCAGATGCGCCAGTTGAGATGGCGATAATTCTTTGGCAACGAGTACATACGGCTGGGTATCCGAAGGAAGTGTAATCTCCGGTGCACCGAGCAAATGCTTGAGCAGACGGTTACCCACATCCTTGATGTCAATGGCCCGCTCCTTCATATACTCGTCTTCCAGCAAGTCAAACATCGTGACAAAGTGGTCAATGGCTTCTTTGACCGCCACTTCTGCCGCCTTGTACTGACGTTCGATAATGCCGCGAATTTCGTTCATGAATACCGGATCTTCGAGGATCGCCAGATGTGCATCAAAGATACTGGACTCCTCTGGACCAACGACTTCCTTGAACTCATTTTTGATATATTCGATCTCATCCTTTGATGTCCGTATGCCCTCATACAGCCGTTCGAACTCTTGGGCAAGATCCACCGAATCCATCTTCTGATCCGGCAGATCCCATTCCCAACTGGGCAGGACAAATGCTTTGCCGATGGCAATGCCTGCAGCTCCGTTGATGCCTTGTATCTTCATTCTACCCCTCCAACGTTCCTGTCATAGAGCACCACGGACATAACGGATGCCTGACCTTTCTTAACTTGCTTAAATGGAGCAAAACTCCATGATTTTACACGATCCGGATTCGTAATTACCATTGGTGTTGTCAGTGACGCCGCTTGCTCGCGGAGTACTGCCAGATCAAACTTGATCAACAACTGCCCTGGCTCCACCGTATCGCCCTCCTGAACAAAAGCTTCAAAATGGCCTTTCAACTGAGAGGTATCGATGCCGATATGCAGTAACACTTCAAGCCCCTCACGGGTAGATAAACCCAAGGCATGCATGGTCGGGTACAAGTGCATAATCGTTCCGTACACGGGTGAGACCAGCTCTCCCTTTTCCGGAACAAAGGCTACACCATCACCGACAAGCTTGGCTGCAAAGATCTGATCCGGCACCTCTTCAATCGGGAGCATTTTGCCCTGAACAGGGGCACAGAACAGAACCTGTTGCAGGTCTCTTTCCAGCAGCTTCGCGATTTCTTCCCGAATCAATTCCGAGTAGGTCCCGAATACCACCTGTACGTTACCGCCACCCAGCTTGATCAGTCCAGCAGACCCCATACTCTTCATGGCACCCGTGTCGATCAAGCGGTCATCATGCACAGTCAGACGAAGACGTGTAATACATGCTTCAACCTGTACAATGTTACTCTTCCCGCCCAATGCTTCGAGGATTAAAGGTGCCTGATAAGGAATGTTACCTACCCAATCTTCCAGCATGGAGCCCTCTTCACGTCCTGGTGTTGGAATCTTGAATGTACGAATCGCCCATCGGAACAGAAAGTAGTAAACCAGTCCATATAGTATGCCAATCGGAATGAGCTTCCAAGCATTCTCCGATAGATGGAAATTGAGTATGTAATCAATAATACCTGCGGAGTAAGAAAATCCATGCCGGATATCAAGCCAGTAACTAATCCACATGGCAACGCCGGACATCACTGCATGCACGATGAACAGATAAGGTGCCGCGAACAAAAAAGCAAACTCAATCTGTTCCGATACCCCGGTTAGAAAACAAACGAGTGCCGATGTCAGAAAAGTTTTCTTGATTTTTGGTTTCAGATCTTCCCTGGCTTCCTGAATAATAGCAAAGGCTATTGCCGGAATGGCAAACATCATGATGGGAAACAAACCCGCCATAAAGAATCCTGCTGTTGGATCACCTGCAAAAAATCGGGGCAAATCCCCTTGCACAATGTTACCATCAGGCGTTTCAAACGTCCCTAACTGGAACCAAAACACATTGTTAAGCAGGTGATGAAGCCCAAAAGCAACCAGCACCCTGTATAACACTCCGTAGATGAACAGTCCAAACCCCCCGAGACTGTATTCCCAGGTAGCAATGCCGTTCAATCCATGCTGTAGGATCGGAGCGAGCCATAACATAAAACAGGAGAACAATGCCGAACAGAGTCCGACGATGAGCAAAACAAACCTTGAACCTCCAAAAAATTGTAAAATTTCAGGCAGTTTAATGCTTTTAAACCGATTATGCATCCCACCGGCAAGCGCGCCGAGTATGATTCCGATTAAGGAAGCAGGCTGAACGGTGCCATCCCCGAAGTTCCGAGTCACCTGATCATATATCACGATACCAGCCAGAGCAGCAAGTCCCGCTTGTCCGGCCTGGTTGGAGAGTCCCAGTGCTACACCGACAGCGAACAGATACGGTAAGAAATAAAAAATACCGTGTCCGGCCACGGTAGACACTTCACCGACAATATCCAATCCCCAGGCGTCCCAAGGCAGACTGCCAACACTGAGCAAAATTGCGGCGGCGGGCAGGACCATTGTAGGCAGCATTACCGCTCGTCCGAGCTGCTGCAAGGATCCGAGCCAATTCATGGCGACCTCTCCTTTCTATCCTAGATGGTAAGCTTTACGCAACGTTTTGTCAAAGCAAAACAGTAACCAATTGGTAATTAATACGGCAAAAATAGAGCAGAAAAAATCCCGTCAACTTCAAGTTAACGGGATTCATCCTGTGTTCATTCAATTGGGACAGATCAGGAGATCATTCGATCACAGGTGAACGAGCCTCTCAGCCGCGTCCAGCGCCGCGCAGAACGATGGAATCCTCTACCTTGATACAACGATTCGTTACCGCTGTCATGCCGTTCTCTGCAGCAATCTGGACCGCTTCATCACTATGGATGCCAAGCTGCAGCCACAGCACATTGGCTTTGATGGCAGCGGCGTCACGAGCGACATCCGCACAAAACTCTTCGCGACGAAACACATTGACAATGTCTACCGGCTCTGGAATATCCGCGAGTGTGGCATATACCGTCTCTCCCAGGATTTCACCTTGCACCTGTGGATTAACCGGGATGATGCGATAACCTCTGCTCTGCATGGCTTCTGCCACCATATAGGAAGTGCGATCTGATTTGTCTGATAAGCCGACGACTGCGATGTTGCCTGCCTTGCGCAATAGTTGTCCAATTTCTTCACGAGTAGGGTTGTTAAATTCCATGTTCAAGCACCATCCTTTTCTGATTAAAGTGCGTGTTCAAAAGACTGATTTTCAGTTATTTACTCTTTTACCCATTGAACCGAGGCGCCAAGCGCCTGCAAATGATCGAAATATTGCGGATAAGACTTGGCTACATGGTGTGCATCCCGAATACGAAGCGGCTCCTTGGAACGCAGACCAACGACAGTGAGCGCCATAATTACGCGATGATCGTAGTGAGCGTTAATCTCAACGCCGCCTTCAACGCCTTCTGGACGTCCATGTACGATAATCTCAGCTTGACGCTCTTCAACGTTCGCTCCTGCCTTCCGCAGTTCGTTCAAATAATCGGTGATTCGGTCACATTCCTTGTAACGCAGGTTCTCTACATTATAGAACCGTGACGTGCCTTCCGCAAATACAGCTGCGGCTACCATAGCCAAAACGGCGTCCGTCGCGGCATCCCCGTCGAATTCGATCGCTTTCAGTCTGCCATTACCTTGAACGTGTACAACATCGTTCTCATGTGTCAATGGCACTTCCATCATGCGTAGCACGTCAACGATGGCACGTTCACCCTGTTTGCTATGCTCCATCAGGCGCAGAATTTTCACATCAGACTGTGTAACCGCTGCTGCGGCAAGAACGGCTGCCGAGCCCGGGTAATCCCCTTGAACCGTGTAGGTCGTTGGCTGGTAAGCCTGTCCACCTGGTACACGGAAGGACATGTAATCATCACTTACATGGATAACGATGCCTGCCTGCTCCAACACTTCCAGCGTCTGTCCGATAACGACCTTGGACTTCAGGTCATTCAGTACTTCAATGGTGCTGTCTTCTGCAAGCAACGGCGTAACAAACAACAATGCACTCAGATATTGGGAGCTGACGGAGCCGGATACACGAATGTGTCCACCTTTGGCATTGCCACCCTTGATTGTAATCGGTAAGCGTCCTTCTTCATGCTGTACATCTACACCCAATTGACCAAGCGCATCGATCAGGTCATCATGGGGGCGTTTGCCCAGCGAATCTGGGTACGTATTCACAAACGTAACGTCAGGGCAGAGCGCTGTAACGCCCATCAGGAAACGAAGTACAGCACCCGCATTCCCAACATTCAATTCACGCACATCACGGGGATGACTGCCAAAGCCCTGGATCACAATCTTGCTGTCGTCTTCTTCAAGTACTGCCCCCAGATCACGAATACATCTGCGCATGGCGTCACTGTCTTCACTGTGTGCCGGGAAATGAATAGTACTTGTGCCTTCTGCCAGCGCAGCAGCCAGCAAATAACGAGTCGTGTAGTTTTTAGAGGACAGAGCCCCGATTTCCCCGTTCAGAGTGGGGGTTGGTTTAACAATAACGTCCATGGATGAAATTCTCCTTCATTGATTATATTGTGGCCAAATTGACATTCCGTGCATCGCTTGGGTATCATTATAGCGTTAAGTCCATACAGAAAAGAGGACCTGAATATGACACAAATAGCTGAAATTGAAACGTCTGAGCTGCACCGCCGTTTACAGGCGGGAGAGAAGCTGCAGATGATAGACGTCCGCGAGGACGATGAAGTCGCGCAAGGCATGATCGAAGGAGCCAAGCATATTCCGCTTGGACAGATTCCGGACCGACTGTCTGAGATTGAGAAATCAGGCGAGATCGTGATCATCTGTCGTAGCGGTTACCGCAGTGAGCGTGCATGTGAATATCTGCAGCAACTGGGATATGAAGGCTGTACAAACATGGTCGGCGGTATGCTTCAGTGGCAACAGGAAGACTAGAGAAGCCCGGAGAGAAGCGAAGTCATTTGTAACCTTGTGACTTCAGCTCTGCTCCACTCCTAGAAACGGGCCTATATGGCCCGTTTTGTTATATCTGCCACCACCTATCAACCATCAAACTTCGATGATAACAAGCTTAGACGCGGTAATGCGCTAAAATTAAACGAGTCACTTCGGCAGCGGATAACTCGGTTGTATCCACCGTATAATGTGCGAACCGATATGCGTCTTTCCGTTCTTCCATAATTGCCTGAATGCGTTCCTCTGCATTGCCTGCGAGGAGTGGGCGATTGTCACAGCCACTAACACGCTCTACAATCACTGCCGGATCAGCAGTCAAGGCAACAACCCAACCATTTTTCAACATCACGTCACAATTATCCGAACGTAGCACCACGCCACCTCCGGTCGCTATGACCTGTGACTTCTTCTCCAGCACCGAGCATAACATGCGGCTCTCGGCATCACGGAAATACGTCTCTCCCTTGCCAGTGAACAATTCTGGAATCGTACAGCCTTCCTCTTTTTCCACCGCGGCGTCTACATCAATCAATCGATAACCAAGCTCGCGTGCAAGCATGTCAGCGACGGTTGATTTGCCGGTTCCCATCATACCAATGAGAATAATATTGTTAGACTTGCTCAAGGTGTACACTCCTTTAATTCAAGCAATTCGTGAGCACTTTTGTCCTATCATAACACAGCCCTGCGGACTGGGAAAGACCATCTCCTCACTGACTTCCTTTCGACCATCCGCAAGTACTTCAAGACAGATTAAGTAACTCCCGGCATCTAAGCCTATGTCAGATCACCCTCAAGCAGTTTTGAGCCTCCAAACATCTCAATCAGTAATCATCCAACAACCTAACGAACTCCAATGAGCTTATTTACAGTAAAAAAAGAGGCCCGCGTTAACCGGCAATCACCGGAACGCCAAACCTCTTTTGAGCCTCTTAGCAGGCCAAAGCACCTGCTTAAGGGCGCTTTGACCAAATCTAATAGACTTGTATATGTGGTACTACTCCATCCAGTTGTGGTGGAAGCTGCCTTCTTTGTCCACACGTTTGAACGTGTGAGCACCGAAGTAGTCACGTTGCGCTTGCAGCAAGTTTGCAGGCAGACGCTCTGTACGGTAGCTGTCGTAGTAAGAAAGAGCGCTGGAGAATCCAGGTACTGGAACACCTTGTTTTACAGCAGCCGCTACAACTTCACGCCATGCGCCTTGATAAGACTCAACGATGTTTTGGAAGTAAGGATCCAAGAGCAAGTTTTTCAGAGCTGCGTCTTTATCATAAGCTTCCTTGATGTTTTGCAGGAACTGCGAACGGATGATGCAACCACCGCGGAAGATCATGGCAATGTTGCCGTATTTCAGATCCCAGCCATACTCGTCGGAAGCTGCACGCATTTGTGCAAATCCTTGAGCGTAGGATACGATTTTACTTGCGAAG
This Paenibacillus xylanexedens DNA region includes the following protein-coding sequences:
- the ytxJ gene encoding bacillithiol system redox-active protein YtxJ; amino-acid sequence: MADMTKMTSIEQLNSAVEATKDQPLLLFKHSTRCPISSNAYQEMNDYLLNNANEQVKYGIIYVVEDRPVSNEAAEKLGVKHESPQAILIKKGIPVWHTSHSDITRTTLTNVLSES
- a CDS encoding type 1 glutamine amidotransferase domain-containing protein, which gives rise to MRLTGKKVIALVDEEFEDLELWYPVHRVREEGAEVHLAGEKKGKTYIGKYGVPAEAEYSFDELDSSDYDGILVPGGWAPDKLRRYPKVLELVKEMNADRKPIGQICHAGWVLISAKILDGVTVTSTPGIRDDMENAGAIWKDEAVVVDGHIISARRPPDLPPYGKAFCDALADK
- the ptsP gene encoding phosphoenolpyruvate--protein phosphotransferase, producing MKIQGINGAAGIAIGKAFVLPSWEWDLPDQKMDSVDLAQEFERLYEGIRTSKDEIEYIKNEFKEVVGPEESSIFDAHLAILEDPVFMNEIRGIIERQYKAAEVAVKEAIDHFVTMFDLLEDEYMKERAIDIKDVGNRLLKHLLGAPEITLPSDTQPYVLVAKELSPSQLAHLNPTHVLGIVTLIGGKTSHSAIMARALGIPLVSGLEASLGMPVETGDMLVVDGDNGLVFTDPDRKTIERYTMLRSKQLKKKEQLQVLATVDAVTKDGAVLHLASNISSVKELDLALKQGAKGVGLFRTEFLYMDRATFPGEQEQYEVYRLVAEKTAGQSVVIRTLDIGGDKQLDYFELPEEDNPFLGYRAIRISLDRKDLFKTQLTAILRASAAGNVKIMYPMISSVEELQQANEILREAMSDLDERGLSYDPHIQVGIMIEVPAAVMIADLLAEEADFFSIGTNDLVQYVLAVDRMNEQIAHMYHPYHPAVLRMLRATADAAHTAGIDVSVCGEMAGDERAIPLWLELGIRHLSMSPQSLLRVKHRVLNTTASAAKEEARKCFALRTSGDIEERLQVFNDSTGSPDEQSGSNAS
- a CDS encoding glucose PTS transporter subunit IIA, producing the protein MNWLGSLQQLGRAVMLPTMVLPAAAILLSVGSLPWDAWGLDIVGEVSTVAGHGIFYFLPYLFAVGVALGLSNQAGQAGLAALAGIVIYDQVTRNFGDGTVQPASLIGIILGALAGGMHNRFKSIKLPEILQFFGGSRFVLLIVGLCSALFSCFMLWLAPILQHGLNGIATWEYSLGGFGLFIYGVLYRVLVAFGLHHLLNNVFWFQLGTFETPDGNIVQGDLPRFFAGDPTAGFFMAGLFPIMMFAIPAIAFAIIQEAREDLKPKIKKTFLTSALVCFLTGVSEQIEFAFLFAAPYLFIVHAVMSGVAMWISYWLDIRHGFSYSAGIIDYILNFHLSENAWKLIPIGILYGLVYYFLFRWAIRTFKIPTPGREEGSMLEDWVGNIPYQAPLILEALGGKSNIVQVEACITRLRLTVHDDRLIDTGAMKSMGSAGLIKLGGGNVQVVFGTYSELIREEIAKLLERDLQQVLFCAPVQGKMLPIEEVPDQIFAAKLVGDGVAFVPEKGELVSPVYGTIMHLYPTMHALGLSTREGLEVLLHIGIDTSQLKGHFEAFVQEGDTVEPGQLLIKFDLAVLREQAASLTTPMVITNPDRVKSWSFAPFKQVKKGQASVMSVVLYDRNVGGVE
- a CDS encoding CoA-binding protein; amino-acid sequence: MEFNNPTREEIGQLLRKAGNIAVVGLSDKSDRTSYMVAEAMQSRGYRIIPVNPQVQGEILGETVYATLADIPEPVDIVNVFRREEFCADVARDAAAIKANVLWLQLGIHSDEAVQIAAENGMTAVTNRCIKVEDSIVLRGAGRG
- the aroA gene encoding 3-phosphoshikimate 1-carboxyvinyltransferase — encoded protein: MDVIVKPTPTLNGEIGALSSKNYTTRYLLAAALAEGTSTIHFPAHSEDSDAMRRCIRDLGAVLEEDDSKIVIQGFGSHPRDVRELNVGNAGAVLRFLMGVTALCPDVTFVNTYPDSLGKRPHDDLIDALGQLGVDVQHEEGRLPITIKGGNAKGGHIRVSGSVSSQYLSALLFVTPLLAEDSTIEVLNDLKSKVVIGQTLEVLEQAGIVIHVSDDYMSFRVPGGQAYQPTTYTVQGDYPGSAAVLAAAAVTQSDVKILRLMEHSKQGERAIVDVLRMMEVPLTHENDVVHVQGNGRLKAIEFDGDAATDAVLAMVAAAVFAEGTSRFYNVENLRYKECDRITDYLNELRKAGANVEERQAEIIVHGRPEGVEGGVEINAHYDHRVIMALTVVGLRSKEPLRIRDAHHVAKSYPQYFDHLQALGASVQWVKE
- a CDS encoding rhodanese-like domain-containing protein: MTQIAEIETSELHRRLQAGEKLQMIDVREDDEVAQGMIEGAKHIPLGQIPDRLSEIEKSGEIVIICRSGYRSERACEYLQQLGYEGCTNMVGGMLQWQQED
- a CDS encoding shikimate kinase, whose amino-acid sequence is MSKSNNIILIGMMGTGKSTVADMLARELGYRLIDVDAAVEKEEGCTIPELFTGKGETYFRDAESRMLCSVLEKKSQVIATGGGVVLRSDNCDVMLKNGWVVALTADPAVIVERVSGCDNRPLLAGNAEERIQAIMEERKDAYRFAHYTVDTTELSAAEVTRLILAHYRV